The following are encoded together in the Bacillota bacterium genome:
- a CDS encoding transketolase — protein MTAFPDVSVQLFEKAKSNIKYWEKLGDAIDQFIDLMLNYRQSGHPGGSRSKMQAMVATLLSGIMRWDIREPEKRFADRFILVGGHTIPLVYASMAALCEAMRAKYEKTGDKRYFISPERALYARELVGFRHRGGLPGHAEVNEKTLILKFNTGPSGHGSSAAVGQALALKRAGAGDVKVFAFEGEGGHSAGIYHEVKNSAWGLGLDNLFFVIDWNDYGIDDHPISRVIYGTPETWFASYGWRTVGTEQGNDWESVARTLIEMRFGPNPDRVPSMAWLKTQKGRGYLVYDNKSHGTPHKLNSDIFWETKKPFMDKYGVTFEGYGKSAPPDPDALQRQFLSNLEVVAEVIRSDRELVDYVSETLVELGESVPQDIPGMKVSFSENPLHDPELYDFKKYPEKLYVSAGSSAANRQGLGNWGAWVNAWCHKKYGRPLFLVASADLAESTLISGFGKGWGDFPGYGWYDRHTNPDGVILPQEITEFVNSGIMAGLATTNFSEEQRRDFNGFLGACSTYGSFSYLKYGMMRLLSQLAQDSPIKTGKVLWVVGHSGPETADDSRTHFGIFAPGVTQLFPDGKIINVHPWEYNEVPVVLARALQVAVEEDIPIIAIHLTRPPISIPDRAALGIPSHFEAARGAYVMRDFRADKPKMGTVIVQGTSTTEGVCKILPRLDEEGLNIKVIAAISYELFTRQPEDYRQMVLPEEDWAHSMCITNMARRLMHDWIYDKKAERYTLSSDWDNRWRTGGTVGEVLDEAHLTPEWILKGIKRFVSEG, from the coding sequence ATGACAGCATTCCCAGACGTTTCTGTGCAATTGTTTGAAAAGGCCAAATCCAATATAAAATATTGGGAGAAACTCGGTGATGCGATCGATCAGTTCATTGATCTTATGCTCAACTACAGGCAGAGCGGGCATCCGGGCGGGTCGCGGTCTAAGATGCAGGCTATGGTAGCTACATTGTTGTCGGGTATAATGCGTTGGGACATACGCGAGCCCGAGAAGAGATTTGCTGACCGTTTCATCCTGGTCGGGGGACATACCATCCCGCTGGTGTATGCTTCGATGGCTGCTCTGTGTGAAGCGATGCGCGCCAAATACGAAAAGACCGGGGATAAGAGATATTTCATCTCTCCAGAAAGGGCTCTCTACGCTCGCGAACTCGTCGGGTTCAGGCACAGGGGCGGGCTTCCGGGACATGCCGAGGTAAATGAAAAGACCCTGATCCTCAAATTCAATACTGGACCTTCAGGACATGGCTCCTCTGCGGCAGTCGGCCAGGCTCTTGCACTGAAACGTGCCGGCGCCGGCGACGTGAAGGTTTTTGCCTTTGAAGGAGAAGGAGGGCATAGTGCCGGAATCTATCATGAGGTCAAGAACTCAGCGTGGGGGCTGGGGTTAGACAACCTTTTCTTTGTAATCGATTGGAACGACTATGGCATAGATGATCATCCCATAAGTCGTGTCATCTATGGGACGCCCGAAACCTGGTTTGCTTCTTATGGCTGGCGGACTGTGGGCACTGAGCAGGGGAACGACTGGGAAAGCGTGGCCAGGACCTTGATAGAGATGAGATTTGGGCCTAACCCCGACAGGGTGCCAAGCATGGCATGGCTCAAGACCCAAAAAGGGCGCGGATACCTTGTTTACGACAACAAATCGCACGGGACTCCGCACAAGCTCAACAGCGACATATTCTGGGAAACCAAGAAACCATTCATGGACAAGTATGGGGTTACTTTTGAGGGGTATGGCAAATCTGCGCCGCCGGACCCAGACGCCCTCCAGCGCCAGTTCCTCTCAAACCTTGAGGTCGTGGCCGAAGTCATCCGCTCCGACCGGGAACTAGTCGATTACGTTTCCGAGACTTTGGTGGAATTAGGGGAAAGCGTGCCGCAGGATATCCCTGGCATGAAAGTGTCTTTCAGCGAGAACCCATTGCATGACCCAGAATTGTATGATTTCAAAAAGTATCCCGAGAAGCTGTATGTCTCCGCAGGTTCGTCAGCCGCCAATCGTCAGGGCCTCGGCAATTGGGGCGCATGGGTCAATGCCTGGTGCCACAAAAAATATGGGAGACCGCTCTTCCTGGTGGCGTCTGCAGACCTTGCCGAATCAACTCTCATATCCGGTTTCGGAAAAGGGTGGGGTGATTTTCCGGGTTATGGTTGGTATGATCGTCATACCAATCCAGACGGTGTGATATTGCCTCAGGAGATCACGGAGTTTGTAAACTCTGGCATCATGGCCGGGCTTGCCACGACAAACTTTTCGGAAGAACAGCGCCGCGATTTCAATGGATTCTTGGGAGCATGCTCAACTTATGGGTCGTTCTCTTATCTGAAATATGGCATGATGAGGCTCTTGAGCCAGTTAGCCCAGGATTCCCCTATTAAAACGGGAAAAGTCCTGTGGGTTGTCGGCCATTCCGGGCCTGAGACCGCTGATGATTCGAGGACCCATTTCGGGATCTTCGCGCCCGGGGTCACGCAGCTTTTCCCTGATGGCAAAATCATCAATGTCCATCCATGGGAGTATAATGAGGTCCCTGTTGTTCTTGCCAGGGCCCTTCAGGTGGCGGTTGAGGAAGACATTCCTATCATAGCGATACATCTTACCCGGCCACCTATCTCTATCCCCGACCGGGCGGCGCTGGGTATTCCATCCCACTTCGAAGCAGCCAGGGGAGCCTATGTCATGAGGGATTTCAGAGCAGATAAACCTAAGATGGGCACTGTCATTGTCCAGGGGACGAGCACTACCGAGGGCGTATGCAAGATTCTTCCCAGGCTCGATGAGGAGGGGCTGAACATAAAGGTGATAGCTGCCATCAGCTATGAGCTTTTCACACGGCAGCCGGAGGATTACCGACAAATGGTGCTCCCAGAAGAAGATTGGGCGCATTCTATGTGCATAACCAACATGGCGAGGCGCCTGATGCACGACTGGATATATGATAAGAAAGCTGAGAGGTATACTCTCTCTTCTGACTGGGACAACAGATGGCGCACCGGCGGTACCGTGGGTGAAGTGCTTGACGAGGCCCACCTTACACCTGAATGGATTCTCAAGGGGATCAAACGCTTCGTGTCAGAAGGATAG
- a CDS encoding type II toxin-antitoxin system prevent-host-death family antitoxin codes for MEQARIRRVKTHLSEYLHRVKGGEALIIRERGKPVALLTSVQHERLPDRALDLLQSGQAKWQEGKPKGIVKPYNLRGRQTLSSFVSEDR; via the coding sequence ATGGAACAGGCAAGAATACGAAGGGTTAAGACTCATCTGAGCGAGTACCTACATAGGGTAAAAGGGGGAGAGGCCCTCATAATTAGGGAGCGCGGCAAACCGGTGGCATTGCTCACATCTGTCCAACATGAGAGACTCCCTGATAGGGCGCTAGACCTTCTGCAATCCGGCCAGGCAAAATGGCAAGAGGGTAAACCTAAGGGAATAGTCAAACCCTATAATCTTAGGGGACGGCAGACCTTGTCATCATTTGTGTCGGAGGACCGGTGA
- a CDS encoding ABC-F family ATP-binding cassette domain-containing protein, with protein MNRPILQAVDICKSYGFHEIIKGINLILREEEKVGLVGPNGVGKSTLLKILAGIEAPTSGSVNVFKEQLTLGYVPQDPAFDLMKTSREILTEKEAILGPAARSSVEEVLSRFRLAGDEGDLCVANLSGGQKTRLALALVWMERPDILLLDEPTNHLDQDGLVWLERFVRDYPGTVMVVSHDRYFLDTVISRVIELAPDRATEYYGNYTSYRDAKAKAFADQSARYESEQKEIRRIETAIDRQMRWVEKSHRHAGEDSDIRKGAKEFYRARAKRMARRAKSTIKRLEAMKKVSVEKPEPEKTISLGSFKEGAVGRRVILADEISKSFDRLLFGPSSFSVARGEKVGIVGPNGAGKTTLLRMISSEEPPSGGTIWVSPGVRIGYLDQELSDLNAENTVLEEVLSVFERQTSGRALTARTILSCFLFTPDDIGKRIKVLSTGERKRIALIKLLLSEFNLLVMDEPTEHLDLPSREKLEEALVAYGGTLLLVSHDRYLLRRVCTKILAIEGQRINTYLGGFEEYQRKRAAAGQGEAYPGADGSLTRMPASADERLILEMRLARLNSELARMSREDPRYSTTEAEFFAIARSLRRGP; from the coding sequence ATGAATAGACCTATACTCCAGGCGGTTGATATATGCAAATCCTATGGATTCCATGAGATTATAAAGGGGATCAATCTCATACTGCGAGAAGAAGAAAAAGTGGGCCTCGTGGGGCCAAATGGGGTGGGGAAATCTACCTTGCTCAAGATCCTTGCCGGCATTGAGGCTCCGACCTCTGGCTCAGTCAATGTGTTCAAGGAACAGCTGACCTTGGGGTATGTGCCCCAGGATCCGGCATTCGATCTGATGAAAACGTCACGAGAGATACTCACCGAGAAAGAAGCCATACTCGGACCTGCGGCCAGGTCATCCGTTGAGGAGGTCCTAAGTCGTTTCCGTCTTGCCGGGGACGAGGGAGATCTGTGTGTAGCGAATCTGAGCGGGGGCCAAAAGACCCGGCTGGCTTTGGCGCTCGTGTGGATGGAGCGCCCCGACATTCTGCTGCTCGATGAACCCACGAATCATCTAGACCAGGACGGCCTCGTCTGGCTTGAAAGATTTGTGCGCGATTATCCGGGGACGGTCATGGTAGTGTCACATGATAGGTATTTCCTTGATACCGTGATCTCCAGGGTCATCGAACTCGCGCCAGATCGTGCCACAGAATACTATGGCAATTATACGTCTTACAGGGATGCAAAGGCAAAGGCGTTCGCCGACCAGTCAGCGAGGTATGAGAGTGAACAGAAGGAGATTCGAAGGATCGAGACGGCCATTGACCGGCAGATGAGGTGGGTTGAAAAGAGCCACAGACATGCGGGTGAGGACTCGGACATTCGAAAGGGAGCCAAAGAGTTTTACAGAGCCAGGGCGAAGCGGATGGCGCGAAGGGCCAAGTCCACCATCAAGAGGCTCGAGGCCATGAAGAAGGTCAGCGTCGAAAAACCAGAGCCGGAGAAGACCATCTCCCTTGGCAGTTTCAAAGAGGGGGCCGTCGGGCGCAGGGTGATCCTGGCGGATGAAATCAGCAAATCCTTTGACAGGCTCCTGTTTGGCCCTTCCAGCTTCAGTGTTGCCCGGGGGGAAAAGGTAGGGATAGTGGGGCCTAATGGAGCCGGCAAGACCACTCTCTTGAGGATGATATCAAGCGAAGAACCCCCTTCTGGCGGCACCATATGGGTTTCGCCAGGAGTGAGGATCGGATACCTAGACCAGGAACTATCGGACCTCAATGCCGAAAATACTGTCCTCGAAGAGGTCCTTAGCGTCTTCGAAAGGCAGACATCGGGCCGCGCCCTGACGGCCAGGACCATTCTCAGCTGCTTCCTCTTTACCCCGGACGATATTGGAAAGCGCATCAAGGTGCTGAGCACAGGGGAACGAAAACGGATAGCGTTGATAAAGCTACTATTATCTGAATTCAACCTGCTGGTCATGGACGAACCCACAGAACATCTGGACCTCCCGTCCCGCGAGAAGCTCGAGGAGGCCTTGGTGGCATACGGTGGGACTCTTCTACTGGTGTCTCATGATAGGTACCTTCTAAGGAGAGTCTGCACGAAAATCCTCGCCATAGAAGGTCAAAGGATAAATACCTATCTGGGCGGATTCGAGGAATATCAACGAAAAAGGGCCGCCGCCGGGCAAGGGGAGGCATATCCTGGCGCTGACGGCTCCCTGACCAGGATGCCTGCATCGGCAGACGAACGGCTTATCCTCGAGATGAGGCTTGCCCGCCTGAATTCCGAGCTGGCCAGGATGTCAAGAGAGGACCCTCGATATTCGACGACGGAGGCCGAATTCTTTGCCATTGCGAGATCTCTGCGCCGGGGTCCATAA
- a CDS encoding cation transporter: MSITGYLLKKFIGGFEPGRANDGNHDIAQVHRVRAKVAFLEAWVSIIGNVLLAAFKITFGILLNSISLMADAVHTASDVITSIIVLVGFKAAEVPADKEHPYGHGRIEPIATLIIAVLLAIVGIEFMVSSVGRLLKGALVEGSLTIAAILLVTAVFKEWMARFSVGLGRMIQAPALIADAWHHRTDAIATAMVAIAMIGSLVGYHQIDAFLGIAVSLLIIYTGYGLGRSAVSTLIGEAPPQEFIDEVSKIAKSVKGVKSLHKVSVHDYGAGRRIVSLHIQVDESMSVAKSHEIANKVEELIANDLAASATVHVEPPVESISGAV; this comes from the coding sequence ATGAGCATTACTGGTTATCTTCTAAAGAAATTCATAGGTGGATTTGAGCCCGGCCGAGCCAATGATGGGAACCATGACATAGCCCAGGTACACAGAGTGAGGGCGAAAGTGGCATTCCTTGAAGCGTGGGTCAGCATAATTGGGAATGTGTTGCTTGCCGCTTTCAAGATTACCTTCGGTATTCTGTTGAATAGTATTTCCTTGATGGCTGATGCGGTTCACACAGCCTCCGACGTGATCACATCCATCATTGTGCTGGTTGGGTTCAAGGCCGCTGAGGTTCCGGCTGATAAGGAACACCCATATGGGCATGGCAGGATTGAGCCGATAGCAACGCTCATCATCGCCGTGCTCCTGGCTATAGTAGGGATTGAGTTCATGGTAAGTTCGGTAGGGCGTCTCCTCAAGGGGGCTTTAGTGGAGGGAAGCTTAACCATCGCGGCCATCTTGCTGGTAACGGCTGTGTTCAAGGAGTGGATGGCCCGCTTTTCCGTTGGCCTTGGCAGGATGATCCAGGCCCCGGCCCTCATAGCTGACGCCTGGCATCACCGCACTGATGCCATCGCTACTGCCATGGTGGCTATCGCGATGATTGGAAGCCTAGTGGGCTACCATCAAATCGATGCTTTTTTGGGGATAGCCGTTTCCCTTCTCATAATCTACACGGGATATGGTCTCGGCAGGTCAGCAGTGAGCACCCTGATCGGAGAGGCCCCGCCGCAGGAATTCATCGATGAGGTCTCCAAGATCGCTAAGTCAGTAAAGGGTGTCAAGAGTCTTCATAAGGTGAGTGTGCATGACTATGGGGCCGGGCGGAGGATAGTTTCTCTCCATATCCAGGTGGATGAGTCTATGTCTGTGGCCAAATCCCACGAGATCGCCAATAAGGTGGAAGAGTTGATAGCCAATGATCTCGCCGCCTCTGCCACTGTTCATGTAGAACCCCCGGTAGAATCAATTTCCGGCGCAGTTTGA
- the polA gene encoding DNA polymerase I: MGDHEHRGKVIIIDGNSLLHRAFYALPPLTTSSGEHTNAVFGFTNMLFRLLDEERPDLLAVAFDRPAPTFRHVAYEDYKANRKKMPDELASQVPLAKQVVEALGVPIFEIDGYEADDVIGTISKLAEEQGYDVMIVTGDRDAFQLISPHVKVMITRKGIKDIEVFDEDQVKEKYGIAPSQVVDIKSLAGDASDNIPGVHGIGEKTAHELIATFGSLENLLSNLDKVSKKRVRELLEQGSDSAILSKQLATIDREVPIKVDLSACKIGTPDSTRLAELFRRLEFKSLLRRIGPTPLQEQAKGSEHTTAAAAGSARTQAEDIWSPTEAAQGPAEVVQGPAEGARSSASAEDFLELPYEAECVVTGEQLKKVICEILSAGICAFEAIRGRGKPVEAPFIGIGFALPDGHTYYVPLGHYYEGAPGLPEGEALTLLKPVLENPECKKIVHDGKPGITMLLRRGVKVRGLQMDAMVAAYLLNPEAGEMNLQDLCRKYLGFELRPPDAPSGSSQSRLIDLDLGMCGADEMAKSVGHRLAALMKLSHELENLIHHDGMDTLLREVEVPLVSVLAEMEASGVSIDENALKDVSSELGLRISQIAQDIYDLAGEEFNINSTKQLGAILFDKLKLPPVRKTKTGYSTDAEVLEALAEYHVIAARILEYRELVKLKSTYADALSHLVNPVTKRIHTTFHQTITATGRLSSSDPNLQNIPVRSEEGRRIRRVFVPGREGWKILSADYSQIELRILAHFSQDEELIRAFNNDEDIHTATAASVFGVDPDSVTSAMRSRAKAVNFGIVYGITDYGLARGIGLSRKDARDFIDRYFAHYKGVKEYLDRAIVDARSLGYVTTLMGRRRYLPDLNSSRAPVRRFAERTAMNTPIQGTAADIIKLAMVRIAKELSKGRFKTMMILQVHDELVFESPDEEVLEIARMVKRIMENVVPLAVPLKVDVKAGPNWLDTGPVNL; encoded by the coding sequence TTGGGAGATCATGAACACAGAGGCAAGGTTATCATAATCGATGGGAATTCTCTTCTTCATCGGGCCTTTTACGCTCTTCCCCCATTGACAACTTCCTCCGGAGAGCATACAAACGCAGTATTTGGCTTTACCAATATGCTCTTCCGGTTGCTGGACGAGGAAAGGCCGGATCTTCTGGCGGTTGCCTTTGATAGACCAGCACCCACATTCCGCCATGTCGCCTATGAGGATTATAAAGCCAATCGCAAGAAGATGCCTGACGAGCTGGCTTCCCAGGTGCCCCTCGCAAAGCAAGTAGTAGAGGCCCTCGGCGTCCCCATATTCGAAATCGATGGATACGAGGCTGACGATGTAATTGGGACCATCAGTAAGCTTGCCGAGGAGCAGGGCTATGATGTGATGATAGTAACAGGCGATCGCGATGCCTTTCAGCTCATTTCCCCCCATGTCAAAGTTATGATCACCAGGAAAGGCATAAAAGACATCGAGGTATTCGATGAGGATCAGGTAAAGGAGAAATATGGCATCGCCCCATCCCAGGTGGTAGATATCAAATCACTGGCTGGGGATGCTTCTGACAATATTCCGGGAGTTCATGGAATCGGCGAGAAGACAGCCCATGAGCTTATAGCGACATTCGGTTCTCTGGAGAATCTGCTTTCCAACCTGGATAAGGTCTCGAAGAAAAGGGTCAGGGAATTGCTTGAGCAGGGTAGTGATTCAGCGATTCTCTCCAAACAGCTGGCTACAATCGACCGCGAGGTCCCAATTAAGGTAGACTTATCTGCCTGCAAGATTGGCACGCCGGACTCGACCCGGTTGGCGGAGCTTTTCAGACGATTGGAGTTCAAATCCTTGCTGCGGCGGATCGGCCCGACTCCGTTGCAGGAACAGGCCAAAGGCTCGGAGCATACTACTGCTGCAGCCGCCGGGAGTGCCCGGACCCAGGCTGAGGACATCTGGAGCCCTACTGAGGCCGCCCAGGGTCCGGCTGAGGTCGTTCAGGGCCCGGCTGAAGGTGCGCGGAGTTCGGCTTCCGCGGAAGATTTCCTTGAGCTTCCCTATGAGGCTGAATGTGTTGTAACCGGTGAGCAGCTCAAGAAGGTCATATGTGAGATCCTGTCTGCAGGAATATGCGCCTTCGAGGCCATCAGAGGGCGAGGGAAACCTGTCGAAGCTCCGTTCATCGGGATAGGCTTTGCCCTCCCAGATGGTCACACGTATTACGTACCTCTTGGCCATTACTATGAAGGCGCTCCCGGTCTTCCTGAGGGAGAGGCTCTCACGTTGTTGAAGCCTGTCCTTGAGAATCCTGAATGCAAGAAGATCGTTCATGATGGGAAGCCCGGCATCACCATGCTTCTCAGGCGCGGAGTCAAGGTGCGCGGTCTTCAGATGGACGCCATGGTTGCGGCATATCTGCTAAATCCAGAGGCAGGGGAGATGAATCTCCAGGATCTATGCAGAAAATACTTGGGTTTTGAACTTCGGCCCCCAGATGCCCCATCTGGATCTTCGCAAAGCCGCCTTATCGACCTTGACCTGGGGATGTGCGGGGCGGACGAGATGGCAAAATCTGTTGGGCATCGGCTGGCAGCGCTCATGAAGCTATCCCATGAGTTGGAAAACCTGATTCATCACGATGGTATGGACACCCTTCTACGTGAGGTGGAAGTTCCCCTGGTGAGCGTATTGGCTGAGATGGAGGCTTCAGGGGTAAGCATCGACGAGAATGCGCTGAAGGATGTCTCATCTGAGTTGGGTCTGCGGATTTCGCAAATAGCCCAGGATATCTATGACCTCGCGGGCGAGGAATTCAATATAAATTCCACGAAGCAGCTTGGCGCCATTCTATTTGATAAGCTCAAGTTGCCGCCGGTCCGTAAGACCAAGACAGGGTATTCTACCGACGCGGAGGTGCTGGAAGCGCTAGCTGAATATCATGTTATAGCTGCACGGATCCTGGAATATAGGGAACTCGTGAAGTTGAAGTCCACTTATGCTGATGCCCTGTCTCACCTTGTGAATCCTGTAACAAAGAGGATTCATACAACGTTTCATCAGACTATTACTGCTACCGGGAGGCTGTCTAGCAGCGATCCGAACCTGCAGAACATCCCGGTTAGGAGTGAGGAAGGAAGGAGAATCCGTAGAGTTTTCGTTCCAGGGCGAGAGGGATGGAAGATCCTGAGCGCTGATTATTCTCAGATCGAGTTGAGGATCCTGGCTCATTTCTCACAGGATGAGGAATTGATCCGCGCTTTCAATAATGACGAGGATATCCATACGGCCACTGCAGCAAGCGTATTCGGAGTGGACCCTGATTCAGTGACTTCCGCTATGCGTTCCAGGGCCAAGGCTGTCAATTTCGGAATCGTATACGGAATAACAGACTATGGACTGGCCAGGGGGATCGGTCTTTCAAGGAAAGACGCGCGGGATTTCATCGACAGATACTTTGCCCATTATAAGGGCGTCAAGGAATATCTGGACAGGGCGATCGTTGATGCCAGGAGTCTAGGATATGTCACGACTTTGATGGGACGCAGGAGATATCTCCCCGATCTGAACAGCAGCCGTGCTCCGGTAAGAAGATTTGCGGAACGCACCGCGATGAATACCCCAATACAGGGAACTGCCGCTGATATCATCAAACTTGCGATGGTGAGGATAGCAAAGGAACTATCAAAGGGAAGATTCAAGACCATGATGATCCTGCAAGTGCATGACGAACTGGTATTCGAGAGCCCGGATGAGGAAGTGCTGGAGATCGCGCGAATGGTGAAACGAATCATGGAGAATGTGGTGCCCCTTGCAGTGCCTCTCAAGGTGGATGTAAAGGCGGGTCCGAATTGGCTGGATACCGGCCCGGTCAACCTGTAA
- a CDS encoding polysaccharide deacetylase family protein has translation MQSNHRYRKRESIISLIVVFAAMALMTGRLFTRPLDDPGSSYRMPSMIQETVSHGYHVPILMYHHVCPVSIGCGLGLRVRPSDFDAQMRYLSEHGYHAITLGELVKNIRGGGKIPNSPIVITFDDGYDDVYQYAFPILRKYGFTATVFLVSSWLDYPGKYKVLSWEQARIMSEYGIEFGSHTLSHPNLLQLPTYKAKEEISESRAALERHLGKPVIVFAYPFGLFNRDIKSFVEQAGYVAAVTTIQGFGDFPCADLLMLKRIRIMGSYSLGDFVRRLNYPVTLISPPKVTQRPLPGSPGWNKEESRLTSIFNSSSIVRGNPNRKTIALTFDDGPKPGITKLFLDVLDEYGVKATFFLTGTMAERYPELVAEINSRGHVIGDHAYSHQDLTQLSHDAILNELQNTRMLIRGITNKTIRLFRPPGGAINETVVRTAAKAGFITVLWTINADDVTLSNAQAIAAHILSRAANGDIVLMHDATPATIKALPIIITGLKERGYQFVTVDEMIVENMRSARRGIIKKMIAALKQRLPRLPRVSFR, from the coding sequence ATGCAATCAAATCATAGATACCGGAAACGGGAATCTATCATCTCTCTAATCGTGGTATTTGCTGCAATGGCCTTGATGACTGGTCGCTTGTTTACACGCCCCCTAGACGATCCGGGATCCTCATACCGGATGCCCTCGATGATCCAAGAGACAGTGTCCCATGGATATCATGTCCCAATTCTCATGTACCACCATGTATGCCCAGTTTCAATAGGTTGTGGCCTCGGCCTCAGAGTTCGGCCTTCAGACTTTGACGCCCAGATGCGTTACCTTTCCGAACATGGATATCATGCTATTACCCTAGGGGAATTGGTGAAAAATATTCGGGGAGGCGGAAAGATCCCCAATAGCCCAATCGTCATAACCTTCGATGATGGTTATGATGACGTCTATCAGTATGCATTTCCGATTTTAAGGAAATATGGATTCACCGCCACTGTATTCCTCGTATCATCTTGGCTTGATTATCCAGGGAAATATAAGGTCCTATCATGGGAGCAGGCCCGAATTATGTCAGAATATGGCATCGAGTTTGGCTCGCATACGCTCAGCCATCCCAATCTCCTGCAATTGCCAACTTACAAGGCTAAGGAAGAGATTTCCGAGAGCCGGGCAGCGCTTGAACGCCACCTCGGAAAGCCTGTCATCGTTTTCGCTTACCCCTTCGGCCTGTTCAATCGGGATATAAAATCGTTCGTCGAACAGGCTGGATACGTGGCGGCGGTGACCACGATCCAGGGATTTGGCGATTTTCCTTGCGCCGATCTCTTGATGCTGAAGCGCATCAGGATAATGGGCTCGTATTCGCTTGGTGATTTCGTTCGGCGCCTGAATTACCCGGTGACGCTTATCTCTCCGCCTAAGGTTACGCAGAGACCGCTTCCTGGTTCCCCTGGATGGAATAAGGAGGAATCAAGGCTCACGAGCATTTTCAATTCTAGTTCTATAGTTCGCGGCAATCCGAACAGAAAAACCATAGCTCTCACATTTGATGATGGACCAAAACCCGGGATAACGAAATTATTCCTGGATGTCCTTGACGAATATGGAGTGAAGGCAACTTTTTTCCTCACCGGAACCATGGCGGAACGTTATCCAGAACTGGTAGCGGAGATAAATTCCCGTGGTCATGTGATTGGCGATCATGCCTATTCTCATCAAGATCTTACACAATTATCACATGACGCCATCCTCAATGAACTTCAAAACACGCGGATGCTGATCAGAGGAATCACCAACAAGACGATTCGCCTTTTTCGTCCGCCTGGGGGAGCGATCAATGAAACAGTTGTTAGGACAGCGGCTAAGGCTGGGTTCATAACTGTCCTGTGGACCATAAATGCCGATGATGTCACCCTTTCGAATGCTCAGGCGATTGCCGCGCACATATTGTCAAGGGCAGCTAATGGAGATATTGTGCTAATGCACGATGCGACCCCCGCCACAATTAAGGCTCTTCCCATTATCATCACAGGCTTGAAGGAAAGGGGATATCAGTTTGTGACCGTAGACGAAATGATTGTTGAGAATATGCGATCGGCTCGCCGTGGGATCATAAAAAAGATGATCGCAGCATTGAAGCAGCGATTGCCACGATTGCCGCGGGTCTCTTTCCGCTGA